A single Desulfovibrio piger DNA region contains:
- a CDS encoding autotransporter domain-containing protein, which yields MITSVDFKNNTFTADRNYPIIGAVTANLDAEQSLTITGSTFANNTVALTGTGSSGGSGGAAVSVKGQGENSQLTILDSTFSGNRYDDTEDAVNGAYGGAIGVQNASVTLNNVTLTGNTGDSGNQVQGGGYYQSVGSLNATQLKVTQNTVTTSSNLMGAGLVLWGTSGSISDSEFTGNAATADGYALGGGLYLRGSRWGGESDLQFNIADTTFSGNSLISKSNDAQGGGLYVKGDEGNSNNGTNDGSGDKNGKVNVNLTDVTFDSNTVNGATASQGGALYVLGVDTSGTSVPANATVTVNNSTFTGNKAEGAAGQGGAIYNAGTLTVSGGEFTGNEAGKYGGAIAGDVEGQGSLNITNATFTGNTSGAGGAIALWSDGIKDAADHAITARFEGNTAERKGGAIVFLANHSGDKTVNASISGEFLNNSAGESGGAIHSERATLTITDATFTGNHATQQGGAIYNAANSSISFSGTNTFTDNTAAEGNDIYNAGSITVADGTTTLGSGLTQVGGKVTVSTGATLDMASGSSLSFKGDNTALTIDGGTFVADFDQLLESYTDTNAANGITGENIIGTSGNLNLRLDGGTYTLDQYNDAKKTLLSQGDESAALNFLNATLQLNDEQNLVVGATPDNGNVTIEMAPVVVEGDQAPSDAVDAGKEIPSVPDQIVSVVAADGSAEDLLPADTIIVSDSKFTAKGLEIAGTAGAEAVTLKVTGSSDITLTGGEAGFTGVVANNDNVATDVVVENASLTVGLEGNASAQNLTLNEVTVDGGTFAVAGNGLDTTQVEANKLVTESGTVAVNNATLAVENTTVTNGLLNITNTVADLGTVQATGGVLFFDPSYGNIRSLKDDQLGSKLLVSDGSVVNVASGLDNLQELAQKAGFTTTAIGSGKFTLGAGQSMLAVGQPIQLTSTGQIVVDAGVNASGNISSNPVSQDAYFGNNSLLVVNGNTVNGTTAAIDLAKTTDKDLYVQNGAKLLIADAVAGQTYTVIANADNADTAFNGTSYTNASATGWKDANLLTSSDMVTLTFEDGTVFKSVSADAHTVFPNLSHELATAVNTLYGQQLNDVDADAMGVRFLSRATDNRYLGADKQAAASTIESAARMAFAGAVPQMTKMASDAGTNAVVNRLGFANPADGAQAMNAEGKIVDRNTTGFALWIAPLWQNQHGWGMEAGNLDYGFNGNLGGVSLGADYTFENAIRAGITFNIGGGYAESSGGDLNSTENRMTFWGLGAYAGWNYENFGLMADVSYTSTWNDLEQDMDGRMGMGDLEADVQATAISAGLRAEYKLETSVLDIIPHIGVRYMSLNTWGYDVDTNGGTVLEGDGFHQDIWTFPIGVTFSKDFTLDSGWFFKPSVDFSVIPAAGDIKAKQDVAFTGLPGTYEVETQMMDYLTWQGGVGIQMGNDNLSFGVNYTLQAGQNTTGHGVFGSFRYEF from the coding sequence ATGATCACCAGTGTTGACTTCAAGAACAACACCTTCACCGCTGACCGCAATTATCCCATCATCGGTGCTGTGACAGCCAATCTGGACGCCGAGCAGAGCCTGACCATCACCGGTTCCACCTTTGCGAACAATACCGTCGCACTGACCGGTACCGGTTCCTCTGGCGGATCTGGCGGGGCAGCGGTTTCCGTCAAGGGCCAGGGGGAAAACTCCCAACTGACCATCTTGGACAGCACCTTCAGCGGCAACCGGTACGACGACACAGAAGATGCCGTCAACGGTGCCTACGGTGGCGCCATCGGCGTACAAAACGCCTCTGTCACTCTGAACAATGTCACTCTGACCGGCAATACCGGTGACAGCGGCAATCAGGTCCAGGGGGGTGGGTACTATCAGAGCGTCGGTTCTCTGAATGCCACGCAGCTGAAGGTCACCCAGAATACTGTCACCACGTCTTCCAATCTTATGGGCGCGGGCCTGGTACTGTGGGGTACGTCCGGCAGCATCAGCGACTCCGAATTCACCGGCAATGCAGCCACAGCTGATGGGTATGCCTTGGGCGGCGGTCTGTACCTGCGCGGCTCCCGCTGGGGTGGGGAGTCTGACCTGCAGTTCAATATTGCAGATACCACCTTCTCCGGCAACAGCCTGATCTCCAAGAGTAACGACGCACAAGGCGGCGGCCTGTATGTGAAGGGGGATGAGGGCAATTCCAATAATGGAACTAATGATGGCTCCGGTGACAAGAACGGAAAAGTTAATGTCAATCTCACCGATGTGACCTTTGACAGCAACACGGTCAATGGCGCCACTGCAAGCCAGGGCGGTGCCCTGTATGTTCTGGGGGTAGACACCAGCGGCACCAGCGTTCCGGCCAACGCCACTGTCACCGTTAACAATAGCACCTTCACCGGCAACAAGGCCGAAGGAGCCGCTGGCCAGGGCGGCGCCATCTATAACGCCGGTACGCTGACCGTGAGCGGCGGCGAATTCACCGGAAACGAAGCTGGCAAGTACGGTGGTGCCATCGCTGGTGATGTGGAAGGCCAGGGCTCGCTCAATATCACCAATGCCACGTTTACCGGCAATACGTCCGGTGCCGGCGGTGCTATTGCCCTGTGGAGCGACGGTATCAAGGATGCTGCGGACCACGCCATCACTGCCCGCTTTGAAGGCAACACCGCGGAACGCAAGGGCGGAGCCATCGTCTTCCTCGCGAACCATTCAGGCGACAAAACGGTCAATGCCTCTATCAGCGGTGAGTTCCTCAATAATAGCGCTGGTGAAAGCGGGGGCGCCATCCATAGTGAGCGTGCCACGTTGACCATCACTGATGCGACCTTCACCGGTAACCATGCTACTCAGCAGGGCGGCGCTATCTACAATGCCGCCAACTCCTCCATCTCCTTCTCCGGCACCAACACATTCACCGACAACACCGCCGCCGAAGGCAACGACATCTACAACGCCGGCAGCATCACCGTGGCGGACGGCACCACCACGCTGGGCAGCGGTCTGACGCAGGTTGGCGGCAAGGTCACCGTCAGCACCGGTGCTACGCTGGACATGGCCAGCGGCAGCTCGCTTTCTTTTAAAGGCGACAACACGGCATTGACCATTGACGGCGGTACCTTTGTGGCTGATTTTGACCAGCTGCTTGAGAGCTATACCGACACCAACGCGGCCAACGGCATTACCGGTGAAAACATCATCGGCACCTCGGGCAATCTGAACCTGCGGCTGGATGGCGGTACCTACACGTTGGATCAGTATAACGACGCCAAGAAGACTCTGCTGAGCCAGGGAGACGAGAGCGCGGCCCTGAACTTCCTCAATGCCACGCTTCAGCTGAACGACGAGCAGAACCTGGTCGTGGGGGCAACTCCTGATAACGGCAATGTCACCATCGAGATGGCTCCCGTTGTGGTGGAGGGGGATCAAGCTCCTAGCGATGCCGTTGACGCGGGCAAGGAAATCCCCTCTGTGCCAGATCAGATCGTCTCGGTCGTCGCAGCGGATGGTTCGGCCGAGGATCTTCTGCCAGCCGATACCATTATTGTCAGCGACAGCAAGTTCACCGCCAAGGGTCTGGAAATCGCCGGTACGGCGGGTGCCGAGGCTGTCACCCTCAAAGTGACTGGCAGCTCCGACATCACCCTGACCGGTGGCGAAGCCGGTTTCACCGGTGTTGTGGCCAACAACGATAACGTGGCGACCGACGTGGTGGTCGAAAATGCCTCGTTGACCGTGGGCCTTGAGGGCAACGCCAGCGCCCAGAACCTGACCCTGAATGAGGTCACGGTGGACGGCGGCACCTTTGCGGTGGCGGGCAATGGCCTGGATACCACACAGGTCGAAGCCAACAAGCTGGTCACAGAAAGCGGCACCGTTGCTGTGAACAATGCCACACTGGCCGTAGAAAATACGACCGTCACGAACGGTCTGTTGAACATCACCAATACTGTTGCTGATCTGGGTACGGTACAGGCTACCGGCGGCGTGCTTTTCTTCGACCCTTCGTACGGCAATATCCGCAGTCTGAAAGATGATCAGCTTGGTTCCAAACTGCTGGTGAGCGACGGCTCCGTCGTCAATGTGGCCTCCGGTCTGGACAATCTGCAGGAGCTGGCGCAGAAGGCGGGCTTCACCACAACAGCCATCGGCAGCGGTAAGTTCACGCTGGGCGCTGGCCAGTCCATGCTGGCCGTGGGGCAACCCATTCAGCTTACCAGCACTGGCCAGATCGTCGTGGATGCCGGTGTCAATGCTTCTGGCAACATCAGTAGCAACCCGGTAAGTCAGGACGCCTACTTCGGTAACAACTCCCTGCTGGTGGTCAACGGCAATACCGTCAATGGTACTACAGCAGCTATTGATCTTGCTAAAACCACGGATAAGGACCTCTACGTCCAGAACGGCGCCAAGCTGCTCATTGCCGACGCGGTGGCCGGGCAAACGTATACGGTCATTGCGAATGCAGACAATGCGGATACTGCCTTCAACGGCACTTCCTATACCAATGCCTCCGCCACCGGCTGGAAGGACGCCAACCTGCTGACCAGCTCCGACATGGTCACCCTGACCTTCGAAGACGGCACGGTGTTCAAGAGCGTGAGCGCAGACGCCCACACCGTCTTCCCCAACCTGAGCCATGAGCTGGCCACCGCGGTCAATACGCTGTACGGCCAGCAGCTCAACGATGTCGACGCCGATGCCATGGGCGTGCGCTTCCTGAGCCGCGCCACGGACAACCGTTACCTGGGCGCGGACAAGCAGGCCGCTGCCTCCACCATCGAAAGCGCGGCCCGCATGGCCTTTGCCGGTGCCGTGCCGCAGATGACCAAGATGGCTTCCGACGCGGGCACCAATGCCGTGGTCAACCGTCTGGGCTTCGCCAACCCGGCCGACGGCGCGCAGGCCATGAACGCCGAAGGCAAGATCGTGGACCGCAACACCACCGGCTTCGCCCTGTGGATCGCGCCCCTGTGGCAGAACCAGCACGGCTGGGGCATGGAAGCCGGCAATCTTGATTACGGCTTCAACGGCAATCTGGGCGGCGTCTCGCTGGGTGCCGACTACACCTTCGAAAACGCCATCCGCGCCGGTATCACCTTCAACATCGGCGGCGGCTATGCCGAATCCAGCGGCGGCGACCTCAACAGCACCGAGAACCGCATGACCTTCTGGGGCCTGGGCGCCTACGCCGGCTGGAACTACGAGAACTTCGGCCTCATGGCCGACGTGTCCTACACCAGCACCTGGAACGATCTGGAACAGGACATGGATGGCCGCATGGGCATGGGCGACCTGGAAGCCGACGTGCAGGCCACGGCCATCAGCGCCGGCCTGCGTGCCGAATACAAGCTGGAGACCAGCGTGCTGGACATCATCCCGCATATCGGCGTGCGCTACATGAGCCTCAATACCTGGGGCTATGATGTGGACACCAACGGCGGCACGGTGCTGGAAGGCGACGGTTTCCATCAGGACATCTGGACCTTCCCCATCGGTGTGACCTTCAGCAAGGACTTCACCCTGGACAGCGGCTGGTTCTTCAAGCCCAGCGTGGACTTCAGCGTGATCCCGGCCGCGGGCGACATCAAGGCCAAGCAGGACGTGGCCTTCACCGGCCTGCCCGGTACCTATGAGGTGGAGACCCAGATGATGGATTACCTCACCTGGCAGGGCGGTGTCGGCATCCAGATGGGCAACGACAACCTGAGCTTCGGCGTCAACTACACCCTGCAGGCCGGCCAGAACACCACCGGCCACGGTGTGTTCGGCAGCTTCCGTTACGAGTTCTAA
- a CDS encoding DUF3467 domain-containing protein yields MPALKKTPANSRAPEQQPEQQPEQPQMRVAMLPAPALETIYANAFQTTFARGEILLTACVSRQENDQQGPVLAVQPQKAVGMSPESAKRLAAALVQAIQQYEARYGEISL; encoded by the coding sequence ATGCCCGCCCTGAAAAAGACGCCCGCCAACAGCCGCGCCCCGGAACAACAGCCTGAACAGCAGCCGGAACAGCCGCAGATGCGCGTGGCCATGCTGCCCGCCCCTGCGCTGGAGACCATCTACGCCAATGCCTTCCAGACCACCTTTGCCCGCGGGGAGATCCTGCTCACGGCCTGCGTGAGCCGCCAGGAAAACGACCAGCAGGGCCCGGTGCTGGCCGTGCAGCCGCAAAAAGCCGTCGGCATGAGTCCCGAAAGCGCCAAGCGCCTGGCCGCCGCCCTGGTGCAGGCCATCCAGCAGTACGAGGCCCGGTACGGCGAGATCAGCCTGTAG
- a CDS encoding OmpH family outer membrane protein, protein MRHLSRFLSGLALMLALPLSGCLDTGPDVVCVDVERVLSQSRAAQQANEHLGKVQAILQNGLAAYQEELKKSPEEKRQQELRQGLALLQRQMALEQAAARDVVSKHMLAQIEAWRADKGDVAVMARQNVLAVPASMDITAEIISRMDAGSVQFAELPKVSIRTHADDPGEKAPAEKEKPAKAPNKK, encoded by the coding sequence ATGCGCCACCTTTCCCGTTTCCTGTCCGGTCTTGCCCTCATGCTGGCCCTGCCCCTGTCCGGCTGCCTGGATACAGGCCCCGATGTGGTCTGCGTGGACGTGGAACGCGTCCTCAGCCAGTCCAGGGCCGCACAACAGGCCAACGAGCACCTGGGCAAGGTCCAGGCCATCCTGCAGAACGGCCTGGCCGCCTATCAGGAAGAACTGAAGAAAAGTCCTGAGGAAAAACGCCAGCAGGAGCTGCGTCAGGGCCTGGCCCTGCTGCAGCGCCAGATGGCCCTGGAACAGGCCGCCGCCCGTGACGTGGTCAGCAAGCACATGCTGGCCCAGATCGAAGCCTGGCGCGCCGACAAGGGCGACGTGGCCGTCATGGCCCGCCAGAACGTCCTTGCCGTCCCCGCGTCCATGGACATCACCGCCGAGATCATCAGCCGCATGGATGCGGGCAGCGTGCAATTCGCCGAACTGCCCAAGGTCAGCATCCGCACCCACGCTGACGATCCCGGGGAGAAGGCTCCGGCGGAAAAGGAAAAGCCCGCCAAAGCCCCGAACAAAAAATAG
- a CDS encoding MinD/ParA family protein gives MNSTYPLVFSVTSGKGGVGKTNISVNLALTLAARGKRVLLLDADLGLANVDVLLGLHPEKNIFHLFHEGASLRDILLPTGYGFSILPASSGVSEMLALNPGQKLELLDAMDELEDELDFLIVDTGAGINDSVLYFNVAAQERLVVLTPEPTSLTDAYALIKVLKTQHGVERFQVCVNMARDMKSAREMFVRLTDVCDHFLGGVSLDLAGVLPRDPGVHEAVVRQQPFCRCLPESPVCRGLEKMADTILHWEPAPSADGNIKFFWKKLLYR, from the coding sequence ATGAACAGCACTTATCCTCTGGTATTTTCCGTCACCTCGGGCAAGGGGGGCGTGGGCAAGACCAATATCTCGGTCAATCTGGCCCTGACCCTGGCGGCGCGCGGCAAGCGTGTGCTGCTTCTGGACGCCGACCTGGGACTGGCCAACGTGGACGTGCTGCTGGGCCTGCATCCCGAAAAGAACATCTTCCACCTGTTCCACGAGGGGGCCTCCCTGCGGGACATCCTGCTGCCCACGGGATACGGCTTTTCCATCCTGCCCGCCTCGTCGGGGGTCAGCGAGATGCTGGCGCTCAATCCGGGGCAGAAGCTGGAACTGCTGGACGCCATGGACGAGCTGGAGGACGAGCTGGACTTCCTCATCGTGGACACGGGCGCGGGCATCAACGACAGCGTGCTCTATTTCAACGTGGCGGCGCAGGAACGGCTCGTCGTCCTGACCCCGGAGCCCACCTCCCTGACGGATGCCTATGCCCTGATCAAGGTGCTGAAGACGCAGCACGGCGTGGAGCGCTTCCAGGTCTGCGTCAACATGGCGCGGGACATGAAGAGCGCCCGCGAGATGTTCGTGCGGCTCACGGATGTCTGCGACCACTTTCTGGGCGGGGTCTCGCTGGATCTGGCCGGCGTGCTGCCCCGTGACCCCGGCGTGCACGAGGCCGTGGTGCGCCAGCAGCCCTTCTGCCGCTGCCTGCCGGAAAGCCCCGTCTGCCGGGGCCTGGAAAAGATGGCGGACACCATCCTGCACTGGGAGCCCGCGCCCAGCGCCGACGGCAACATCAAGTTCTTCTGGAAAAAGCTGCTCTACCGCTAG
- a CDS encoding helix-turn-helix transcriptional regulator yields the protein MAENDIILRTARNIARQRRQLKITQKEMARLLSLTTETVCRLEKGRHDFSLRRLQQFADIFSCRVIDLLR from the coding sequence ATGGCTGAAAACGACATTATCCTGCGGACTGCCCGCAATATCGCCAGACAGCGCCGTCAGCTGAAGATCACGCAAAAGGAGATGGCCCGTCTTCTGTCGCTGACGACCGAGACCGTCTGCCGTCTGGAGAAAGGACGGCATGATTTTTCCCTGCGCCGCCTCCAGCAGTTTGCCGATATCTTCAGCTGTCGGGTCATCGATCTGCTCCGCTGA